A stretch of Arctopsyche grandis isolate Sample6627 chromosome 9, ASM5162203v2, whole genome shotgun sequence DNA encodes these proteins:
- the LOC143916431 gene encoding sodium-independent sulfate anion transporter-like — translation MTGRLHSAMTKYRLSEDGDADKPVHFLQRNFDSLQVDEQMSTRGGDPAVDPRSCSFSTSGCEITTGCYVKHSAECLSSLPNVNRNFISDNRLSNGFIADVSKKKDNGTSLAVQLTKRARKGCTPKLLRKRIPILEWLPNYHLPDAISDLIAGVTVGLTVIPQAIAYANVAGLPPQYGLYSSFMACFVYTIFGSCKDSPIGPTAIAAILTRENIHDLGPEFAVLLCFLSGCVELLMGILQLGFLIDFISGPVAVGFTSAAAIIIATTQIKDILGLDFPGGKFLHVWQGIFEHIGETRLWDSILGLSCIIILLVLRKIKEIQIIRKDEKDTSQFRRLLAKILWFISTGRNIIVVVASAALAYSFEIHQQSPFILTGHVKPGLPNVTLPPFEATVGNSTYKFIDMATSMGSGIFVVPLLCILENIALAKVFSEGKPVDATQEMLAIGLCNIASSFVSSMPVSGALSRGAVNNASGVRTTLGGIYTGIIVLLSLQFFTPYFFYIPKASLAAVIIAAVIFMVELHVIKPIWRTKKIDIIPAVVTFISCLLIRLELGIFIGISINLIFLLYASARPSVHVNRAISIPGGVEYLAIMPDRSLVFPSVEYVRGVVSKAGIKQAPSRMPVVLDATHIQGADFTAARGIKSLIDDFYARGQPLIFYNLKPSIVEIFRGVQPKEFKSCRCPAVLDVMLQQVAPTNGDAKIASITDIYCDGKK, via the exons ATGACTGGTAGACTACATTCAGCCATGACCAAGTATAGGCTAAGTGAAGATGGCGATGCCGACAAACCAGTCCATTTCCTACAAAGAAATTTCGACAGTCTACAAGTGGACGAGCAGATGTCAACAAGGGGCGGAGACCCCGCTGTAGACCCCCGTTCATGCTCATTTAGTACTTCCGGTTGTGAAATTACCACGGGTTGCTATGTGAAGCATTCTGCTGAGTGTCTCAGTTCCTTGCCCAACGTAAACAGGAACTTCATCAGTGATAACAGACTCAGCAATGGATTCATAGCAg ATGTATCGAAGAAAAAAGACAATGGCACCAGCCTTGCAGTTCAGCTGACCAAACGAGCAAGGAAAGGCTGTACTCCAAAATTATTACGAAAAAGAATCCCTATATTGGAGTGGCTGCCGAATTATCATCTCCCTGATGCGATAAGTGACTTGATTGCTG GAGTGACAGTGGGTTTGACAGTTATACCCCAAGCAATAGCATATGCTAATGTGGCTGGTTTGCCACCTCAATACGGACTGTACTCGTCGTTTATGGCGTGTTTCGTTTACACAATATTTGGATCATGTAAAGATTCACCGATCGGACCAACGGCAATAGCTGCCATACTTACTAGGGAAAACATCCACGATTTGGGTCCAGAATTTGCTGTTTTACTATGCTTTTTATCGGGATGTGTCGAATTACTTATGGGTATTTTACAATTag gatTTTTAATCGACTTCATTAGTGGGCCAGTGGCTGTTGGATTCACTTCAGCCGCAGCGATAATTATTGCAACAACTCAAATCAAAGATATACTGGGACTGGATTTTCCGGGTGGAAAGTTTCTTCATGTATGGCAGGGTATTTTTGAACATATCGGAGAAACTAGACTTTGGGACTCTATACTTGGATTGTCTTGCATTATTATACTGTTAGTTTTAAGG aaaataaaagaaatacaaataatacGAAAAGATGAAAAAGATACATCACAATTCCGCAGATTATTAGCTAAAATCTTGTGGTTCATATCAACGGGACGCAATATTATAGTGGTAGTTGCGTCGGCAGCTTTGGCATACTCGTTTGAGATACATCAACAAAGTCCATTTATTCTCACAG GTCATGTAAAGCCGGGACTTCCGAATGTTACACTTCCACCGTTTGAAGCAACTGTCGGCAACAGCACATACAAATTCATCGATATGGCAACATCCATGGGCTCTGGCATATTCGTAGTACCTTTACTGTGCATTTTAGAGAACATAGCTTTGGCAAAAGTGTTTT CTGAAGGAAAACCAGTCGATGCTACGCAAGAGATGTTGGCAATCGGATTGTGTAATATAGCGTCGTCTTTCGTCAGCTCGATGCCAGTCTCCGGTGCTTTATCACGCGGTGCCGTCAATAATGCTTCAGGTGTCAGAACTACACTTGGCGGAATTTATACGGGCATTATTGTACTTCTGTCACTGCAG tttttcactCCATATTTCTTCTACATACCGAAAGCTTCGCTAGCAGCTGTCATAATCGCAGCTGTGATATTCATGGTTGAACTTCATGTTATAAAACCCATATGGCGAACAAAAA aaaTTGATATCATTCCTGCAGTTGTAACATTTATATCTTGCTTGTTGATACGCCTTGAGTTGGGTATATTCATAGGTATATCGATAAATTTGATATTCCTTTTGTATGCCTCTGCAAGGCCCAGCGTACATGTCAATAGAGCTATA AGCATTCCTGGTGGTGTGGAGTACCTTGCCATAATGCCTGATAGAAGTCTAGTGTTTCCTTCTGTGGAGTATGTGCGTGGCGTAGTTTCCAAGGCTGGTATTAAACAAGCTCCATCACGGATGCCGGTGGTGTTGGATGCCACGCATATCCAAGGAGCTGATTTTACGGCAGCTCGG GGTATCAAATCGTTGATTGATGATTTTTATGCGAGAGGTCAACcgctcatattttataacttgaAGCCATCAATCGTTGAAATATTCCGAGGGGTGCAACCCAAGGAGTTCAAGTCGTGCAGATGTCCAGCCGTTTTGGATGTTATGTTGCAGCAGGTAGCTCCGACAAACGGAGATGCAAAGATTGCCTCCATAACAGATATTTATTGTGATGGAAAAAAGTGA
- the LOC143916608 gene encoding prominin-1-A-like gives MACRGVGRGGGKWRSVCMMVSLVGVSLVAMGASPAVGSFTMKMMGISENLGKALQYVVEKADINYTEPNLNVTYVSSTHFKPMGMAHLYNLTNCFVDLIQKKQAYPEGLLEVHGGHIELAGDLTEEWQTIATHYAGIVAVVVIGVIFGVMLPIVGFCFCCCRCAGNCGARSQPFDKKHDKCRKHMLATLLICITTVFMLGLVCTFVTNERMQEGAYDLPNAARAGLYDTKKFLNVTHSHVDTLLRINYGELQNSLLTMLQTGGAKVSDQLTEFSKAVSVTTLNTMVKDLGKVKENLTNMRRVTNDLRTNASQLNDGLRRVKRELLHTLTTCEQKQCREILDKYKIGELDTSGIDFSQLPDVSELLSKVTALIDGNIQEEVKEGQKVFDNIKQSIENSVNEQIPKLKKAIENAGHEIQQFSTKLGKIVKDANSAIDKTEPHIEEAKKYIDTYTIYGWYVGLGLCCILLLILTCVVMGLLCGICGKRPDGYGDDCCNKGAGSKFLMLGVALMFLLGIVLIAMTLVYFLIGVVAQRAICDPLKNPQDDQLFKLIDEFVDLEQILFKGKAKNNFNMSFVVTSCHQNKTIYEVLKLEKIVDMKALRDKSEKELNDKIKEVHQSISFNQRDYVILKDSAKDKLNDLSDSGLSDFPFDRFTEVLVSNITSIDLSSLAKQLRDTANKISSRQDFASVTFNLRNQALHLETYQTNLVNPMIREAEMLNDTAIQLRDNLKFNHSSFKEAVINLVEETEEAERYLSDQGPEAIKNLTYIFATSIGSRVRTYLTRVTHHTLNEVGHCGPLSNTYNATLIATCSRILLPFNGFWFAAGCCIILFIPLIILSVKLATLYQKSDPYPGPLVESEYLYDAYADRDNIPLAKKEDLKRNSSNIEEKIRDFEARRGKSVSTDVAKYKQPTEVSKSPRTSFGRPIKFSFKSSYSSEFDGKIDDRTLPIGTKYSSKDECYIAIVPEDDVCPNDGNYSRHVSLDRKSKSNNKKDDENAARETAVCIIDSVLDSAKSIVETRLVEKPYKENISHNKKCVDNNKSLEKKISSLDRKETRKSDNVKNGLPIVNGEDSVIHQVSETKNDMTDNISQKNTKERTSSIVEIDSAIVSNGNH, from the exons GTCTTCTCGAAGTACATGGAGGTCACATCGAATTAGCTGGTGATTTGACTGAAGAATGGCAGACCATCGCCACTCATTATGCAGGGATTGTGGCTGTTGTGGTTATCGGAGTTATATTCGGAGTGATGCTGCCTATTGTTGG ATTCTGTTTCTGTTGCTGTCGCTGCGCTGGTAATTGCGGAGCTCGCTCTCAACCGTTTGACAAAAAGCACGATAAATGTAGAAAACACATGTTGGCAACGCTGCTCATTTGTATTACAACAGTATTCAT GCTCGGCTTGGTGTGTACGTTTGTTACAAATGAAAGAATGCAAGAAGGTGCTTATGATTTGCCGAACGCTGCCAGGGCTGGCTTATATGATACCAAAAAGTTTTTGAACGTCACTCACAGTCACGTCGATACATTGCTGAGAATCAATTATGGCGAACTTCAAAATAGTCTTCTTACCATGTTACAAA CCGGTGGCGCAAAAGTTTCGGATCAGCTCACAGAATTTTCCAAAGCAGTTTCGGTGACAACGCTCAATACTATGGTGAAAGATCTCGGAAAAGTCAAAGAAAACTTGACTAATATGCGACGAGTGACTAACGATTTAAGAACTAACGCGTCCCAACTCAATGATG GACTTCGACGTGTTAAACGAGAATTGTTACATACTCTAACTACTTGCGAACAGAAACAATGCCGTGAAATACTCGATAAATATAAGATAGGCGAGTTGGATACATCTGGAATTGATTTCAGTCAg tTGCCAGATGTATCTGAACTTCTTAGCAAAGTTACTGCATTGATTGATGGAAATATTCAAGAAGAGGTAAAAGAAGGCCAAAAAgtatttgataatattaaaCAGAGCATAGAAAACTCAGTCAATGAGCAAATACCAAAACTAAAAAAAGCTATCGAGAATGCAG GACACGAAATTCAACAATTTTCTACAAAATTGGGAAAGATTGTAAAAGATGCAAATAGTGCAATAGATAAAACCGAACCTCACATAGAAGAAGCTAAAAAATACATTGATACTTACACCATTTATGGTTGGTATGTCGGACTAGGATTGTGCTGTATTCTTTTGTTG ATATTAACGTGTGTTGTGATGGGCTTACTTTGTGGCATTTGTGGCAAACGCCCTGATGGGTATGGTGATGATTGTTGCAACAAAGGAGCTGGCAGTAAATTTCTTATGCT GGGTGTTGCACTTATGTTTTTACTCGGAATTGTTTTAATAGCTATGACTTTGGTATATTTTCTAATTGGAGTTGTAGCTCAACGTGCTATATGTGATCCACTcaa aaatcCGCAAGATGATCAACTTTTTAAGTTGATTGATGAATTTGTAGATTTAGAACAAATCTTGTTTAAAGGAAAagcgaaaaacaattttaacaTGAGCTTTGTTGTCACGTCTTGCCATCAAAACAAAACTATTTATGAA gtTTTGAAACTTGAGAAAATAGTAGATATGAAAGCTCTTCGAGATAAATCTGAGAAAGAACTAAATGACAAAATTAAAGAAGTCCATCAAAGTATATCTTTTAACCAGCGAGACTATGTTATCTTAAAAGATTCGGCGAAAGATAAATTGAATGACCTTTCAGATAGTGGTCTTTCAGATTTTCCGTTTGATCGATTTACCGAAGtg ctCGTTAGCAACATTACTTCAATAGATTTGTCATCTTTGGCAAAACAACTCAGAGACACagcaaataaaatatcaagtcGGCAAGATTTTGCAAGTGTGACCTTTAATCTTCGGAATCAAGCGCTCCATCTTGAAACATATCAAACCAATCTCGTGAATCCTATGATTCGGGAAGCTGAAATGTTGAAT gaCACAGCCATACAACTGCGAGACAATTTGAAATTCAACCATTCTTCCTTTAAAGAGGCTGTAATTAACTTAGTTGAAGAAACGGAAGAAGCTGAGAGATATCTCTCAGATCAAGGACCAGAAgccattaaaaat cttacatacatttttgcaaCTAGTATTGGATCTCGTGTGAGGACATATTTAACGCGTGTCACTCATCATACTCTCAATGAAGTTGGACATTGTGGACCACTATCAAACACATACAATGCTACTCTCATTGCCACATGCAGTAGAATTTTATTACCATTC AATGGATTCTGGTTTGCTGCCGGTTGCTGCATAATTCTATTTATTCCGCTGATAATTCTTTCTGTGAAACTTGCAACTCTCTATCAAAAATCTGACCCGTATCCTGGACCACTAGTTGAatc CGAGTATTTGTATGATGCATACGCAGATCGTGATAATATACCCCTGGCCAA AAAAGAAGATTTGAAAAGGAATTCGTCCAACATAGAAGAAAAAATAAGGGATTTTGAAGCACGACGTGGCAAATCGGTGTCCACAGACGTTGCAAAATACAAGCAACCCACAGAAGTTTCTAAATCACCTCGCACAAGCTTTGGTAGACCGATTAAATTCTCTTTTAAGTCATCGTATTCGAGCGAGTTCGATGGTAAAATAGACGACAGGACATTACCCATCGGTACCAAATATTCAAGTAAAGATGAGTGTTACATCGCTATTGTGCCAGAAGACGATGTATGCCCGAACGATGGAAATTATTCACGACACGTCAGTTTAGATAGAAAATCCAAAtccaataataaaaaagatgaTGAAAATGCGGCACGTGAAACTGCTGTTTGTATTATTGATTCCGTTCTGGATTCAGCGAAAAGTATCGTAGAAACTAGATTAGTTGAAAAGCCTTACAAAGAAAATATAAGTCATAATAAGAAATGTGTAGACAATAACAAATCATTAGAGAAGAAAATTTCTAGCTTAGATAGAAAGGAAACTCGAAAAAGTGATAATGTAAAAAATGGACTTCCTATTGTTAATGGAGAAGACAGTGTAATTCATCAGGTTTCAGAAACCAAAAATGATATGACAGATAACATTTCTCAAAAGAATACCAAAGAAAGGACCAGTTCGATTGTTGAAATTGATTCTGCAATTGTTTCCAATGGAAATCACTGa